A window of Eublepharis macularius isolate TG4126 chromosome 18, MPM_Emac_v1.0, whole genome shotgun sequence genomic DNA:
GCTGGCAATGACATGGGCAAGATGTTACAGTTCCTGCTGCCCGTGGCCACTCAGGTCCAGCAGGATGTGATCAAAGCCTATGGCTTCAGTAACGATGGGGAAGGTTTGTCTCAAGTGTAGAATTACctaaaaggggaagggggtgctgCAGATCTCTGTCCCTGTGTGGGTGATGCGTTGCATTGGGAGTGAGGGTGTGGCAGGCAACGGCAGGGGGCACCCCATTTCTCAGGCTAGCCAACAGAGGTGCTCTTGCAGATCCTGACTGGCGGTTCCCACTAATCTCCTCTTTGTGACATTCCTTCTCCCAGGATCACCCTTTTGTGGAGCTCCGTGGAAGGGGGGAGTCAGGAAAGTCCTACCCCATTGTTAGAGGACTTAATCTGGATCCAAGCAGATGCTTTTCATCTTCTCCCCTGGGTAGCAACAGAGTAGAGGGCATGGTGATGTGTCTAGACCTTGTTCCAAGgggttttcttctttctttcttaggaGTCCTTAAGTTTGCCCGCTTGATAAAATCTTATGAATCTCAGGACCCGGAGATTGCCAACATGTCAGGGAAGCTGAAATCCATGTTTCTCCCTCCGATGACGCTGCCCCCACATGGGGCTGGAAATGGGGGCCTGGCAGCATCCTGAAGCCCTCAGCCATCTCTCTGGCCCCTGTTAGTGTCCTGGCAAGCACGTTAGTTGCCTGGATTCTGGGACGTTTCTCGGTGCAATGAGAGATGTTTTGTGATTTCCGTACACTCTCTTGACTCTGCCCTTTCTGTGAATTTCTTTTCTGCAGGACAAAGTTTCGGTGTAAATATTTTTTTGGTCATTTTTTTTGGCTGAGTCTGTGTCAAAGTTCACCGCAGTGGGGAGCCATTTTAGGGGCACATAAGATGGAAGTATTGCTTCGTTCTCTGTAATCTCATCCTGCAACCCTAATAAATGCTGAGACTTTATATACATGCACATGGATGGATATATAAAAAATGTAATTTATAACAATTGAGTACTGACTGGAATTTATTGAGGGGTGTCAGAATTGAAAAGATACTTTCCTGTACTCAATATACAGGAGTTCTGTGGTGCCTTGAAGGCTAGCACTATTTCAACAAGTCTACCAAAACTTAGACAATTTTACTCCACCATGAAACTGTTCATCTTTACGGTGCAAAACTCTGTGCTGTGACTAACGTGCTTCCCCCTCCAAAATTATTTCCCTCACTCATTACTACAGAGCTGTGGAGGGGAAGAATTAAGAATATTCATCTTATTTTTGGTTTCTTTAGTCCATGTTTGTATGACCTTTTTTCTTGCTGGGTCCTAAGGTGTCTCGGGGTGCTGCAGAATTTCAAAGTAAATAAAGCATAATGTGTTGTAATGGCTGTTgcgcacatgaagctgtcttagatTAAATCGGACCGCTGGTGCAGCCAGGTCAGTACAGTCTCCCCCAGTTGCTTTCAGTTCTAGGGTTTTTCACACCACCTACTTAACCTTTTAAATGAAAATGCTGAGGATTGGGCCACGGATGTTGGGAGTTCCCTTGCCCCTTCTTATACTTTCTCAGCatgacctgcctcacagggttgttgtgcgactacagtggaggagaggagaatgatgtaagctgtgtaGAATGCGCATCTATGATTGAATGTAAGTTGACTATGTAATGGCATTTGCTAATGACCACCTTGGTCATGGGTTTGGGCTCTTCAAGAAACCTGATGCATATATTGCTCAAGACCTGCTTGTTTATACCtgatttctccccaatggggactgaaaGTACTTTACAACATAATTCTCCTACACTGTCTCCTACACTCCTAcactgtgaagtaagttaggcttggagagtgactagcccaaagtcaccccaaGAATCTGCATGTCAGAGCAGGGGTTCCATTtctggtctcccaaatcctagtttgacacCATGTTATTCTACAGAAATGTAAAGTTTTCATGCCTTTGGCCTCCTTTTGCAAGAATGAAAGAAAATGCTTAGGTAAATAACATTGAAAATTCAGGGCGGGAAGATTCCTTCATAGGAGAGGTCAGAGCAAGACAAGCCAATGTGGAATATTCAGAAGTGGGGGTTCCATCGCTCTTGCCACTCTTGGCTAGGGAGGAAGTGGATTTCCAACAGCACCAAGGAATCTTAGACTTGTAGAATACAGGTTGAGATTATAGATTCACAAGACAATGAAAATTGCTTACAGATTCATATGGTTTCAGCCACTTCAGATAAGGCATCTTACAGGAGAATTATGATGGAAAAGAATTTATTTCCCTTGGCAGAACTACTATTTCATTTGCAtctattttaaaaagtgtgtctATCTTTGGTGTCAGTTTTAGGGCGAACAGAATCCTTCCCAGGAGACAAGCATTGATCAATGTTCAACTGCATAGCCATCAATTTTGCAAAGAAGGCAGGCATTTATTTCCTCAGAGAAGAGATAATCCCTTGTATGTAGTTAATACAGGCTAAAATGGCACCCCCTGTGCCATTTTTGCTTGAAAAGATTGCAACTATAGTTCTCTCTATCATTTTTCATTACTTGCTTTTAAGAATGATTTATGCTGCTGTTATTAAATGATGGCTTTGTGATTGCTAAAATTGGGTGGGTTGTATTCGTTGGCTAGTTTTACTTTTTGTtcactgccttgtaggtgtctggagatacaattttttaaaaaaataaatgtaaatatatgGGCTCACCCAGTTCAGAGTGCCAGAGCGGGGGTCACATAACAGTGCTCCTCTATATAATATCTTTCCCTGATAAAGCAAACTAGCAGCCAGGAACaaggattttttgtttgtttcttcatgAAGTACCAAGTTACATGTGACTTACATTTGCAACTGACATGCCAGATGTGTAATTTGGTCCTAGAATGATTCTCCTCTGCTTCTTGACCTGACTGTACCATCTCCTTGCATGAAGTGGCAAATGCATGCTAACCCCCCGTTGACAACTAGCCCCAATGTTTCCACTGGCTCAGCAACTCACTGAGATCAAACTGACTTGGATTTACTCTGCTCTTTTAGCAGATGGCCACCCTCTGAGCAGTCCTCTTTGCTAACTAGACTCAAAGCATTGTATTCAACCCTGAAAAATAGCGCTTTGGTAAAAAACGATAATACGTTGCAAAATGACCTGGTTCCTGCTACGGTGGCAGTGCTGAAGAACTCTTCCTCATATTCCTGCTCAAAACAATGCTTTAAATGCACTGGGAGACCCCGATGTGATTGTTCCTTTTGAGACGGGGGATTCATCCCCTTTCAAGCCAGTGATTCCTCAAGAACCGTATGTTATAGTTGAGAAGATTATTGTTAATCATATTCAACCTGATCAGACTTCAAGCTTGGATGTGGCTCTGGATGcatcactttcaatggaggccaaGGACACAAAGGTTGCCCGTTTGCTGGTTTTTCATCTTCACCAAAttaggcagcttgtcccctatccTTCTTCCCACGACTTAGCTATGGTGGTCCATGCGATGGTCACCTCCAGCTTTGGAccactgtaacttgctctatacagggctacccttgagactgacctggaaactgcaactggtccagaatgcagtggcgcggTAGTGAGCTTTAAAGAGGTAGATTGGGGCTGCCTGATCTAAAACTATATTATGCAGCTgcctgtttagtttggttaaaggattagataaagttaaagaatagacTCCTGGAATTAGAGGGACATGACCTAAGATATGGGTGGCATggatacctgtggtatgataagaTTAAAGTAAATGCAGATTTTAAGAACCATATTATACGTCAAGCCCTGATACGAATTTGGAATAAATTCAAGGcaagaataacaacaaaaacaccaTTATGGCTTTCACCACATGAGGCGTTATTTAGAAGAGCAATAGTACATAAAGATAAGTGGTTAACGTATTACAATCTAATTTATCACAAgaggaaataaaaatgcattCTAGAGAGGAATTGAAAGAATGGTTTTAATTGTCAGTGGTTTGCATATATGCAACTATCAGAAAGGTTTTTAAATAACCTTAAAATGTATGGTATGGAGGAAACAACTAGTACATTTGAAAAAGAGTTATGTATAAAGGAAGATCACTTAATATCTAGGATGTATAAATTTATGTTAAAAATTGAACTGGAAGAGGAACAAGTGAATGACtatatgattaaatgggctaaaatttttggATATAATATCCATTTGGAGTAATGGTAGAAAATGTGGAATTTTGGTCTAAAATTTACATTATGTTataatttgaaagagaatttcTACAAAATGAAGTATAGGTAGTACATGACCCCACAAAAATTAGCTAAGATGTTTAATGGGGTGTCAGATGTTGGAAGTGTCAAAAAAATGAAGGTtctttctaccatatgtggtggacctgccctgttgctaaaaagtattggaaGCAAATACATCTAACagtgcaaaaaatattaaagagtaaattacaattaaagccagagatgtgcctattgagtttagtggatatttcaatagaaaatgaatttggaattttgattagatatatgGCAACGGCCGCAAGAATaatttatgcacaatattggaaatcgaATAAACTTCCAACAGTATATGATTGGCTAGTGAAGATGTTGGAGATTGCGGACATGGCAAAATTAACGGAATTGCTGAGGGACAAAACAACAGCCagttttgtgaagatctggaaacctttcatgaACTTTCTGTATGCAAAAGAGACGTCAGAGCTAATGATCTTGGATTTGAAAATTAAGAGTTATaaggttggcaacaaatgataggTATGATAGGCTGAAGTATGGGGGAtaaaaaatgcagatatcttcgcAGTAGAGTCAAAGttatatgtttagttaagatatgggtaATACAGAAGAGTTGCTGATTAAGTAATGACCTTaaagaaattctgtaaaatgtcaaaatggtatgtctccctctatgttttcatgtattttttgtttctatgtttctgtttttttatGTGAACTTTTGTTTGTCATTTGTtgcaataaaataaacagaatgcagcggcatgggtTCTTACTGGGACCCCATGTAGAGCCCAATACACCAGGGgatccatcagctgcactggcttttgGGTGAATTCCAGATCAAGGTCAAGATCTTGGTTAtgaccttcaaagccctaaaCAAACTGAGATCCACATATCTGTGGGACCCTATGCTTCCTGGAGGGACCTGCATTCCCCTGGTCAGCATTTGCTGGTTGTTCCTAAAAGATGTCTGcttgacctcaaccagagccacagCCTTTTCGACTCTGGTGCCAGCCTGGTAAAACCCTAATTCAGCTGAGACCCAGGCCCTGCAAGACCTGTTAcaattccgcagggcctgtaagacacagatgttctgccaggcttatcgctgaaacaaaaagaaggggaaggcagcaactacaataccaaaagaattatgaaaatatgatATATATGCTTATAGTAATGACAATACAATTGAATAAACAGCATATGTGAAAATTAATCAAAGATATGAGTCATATATACAAGTCGTATATACAAAAATTCAGtgagtcatatatacaaaaattcaaaggtTAGAGACCAAAAGCCGAATATATCCAGACAAATTAATGGCAAAACACAATACAGTCAGTACATGGAAGTAATTTACAAAGTGCCAGGACCAATATCAATGTAAAGTCAAAGTAAGCTGGTTCAGACCACAAATATGTAGTATATACTTATAAAGGAAAAGGGTTGGTAATCAGTTCATGTGTACAAACAATGTCCGTATGTGGGCAATACGCTGAGTAGCTAGACACCAAAAACTCCTATGAAAGGGCCAACGGGCTCATGCTTGCATATTTCATATTCCCATTTCACAggtcattgcttcctcagggcggTAACCAGGTGCCACACACAGGGAAAAAAAGATTGAAGTCTTAAACCAAACAGACACACAAATTCACAGCCTCAATGGGAGCAGTCCGGCAGCACAACTGCCGCGTTCTCTATTATGCGTTTCCATCTGCATTAGTAGATCTAGTTCCTCTGTCTTGTTGCCCAAGCTTTGGGCATCGGTATATCGgcaccagcagccctgcaacATTCCCCCCCTTTGACCTGGCCTTCCCAGGTGGGCCTCTGctgtttgctctccttcttcccAAATGTCTCCATTCCGCTGCGAtgtcagtttaaagccctcccacGGAATGGCCCCAGATCTCTTCCAAAGAGCTTCTCCCTTTCTTTGACAGGTGGAGTCCCTCGCGGGCAAGCAGGCCGTCTTCAGGAAAATATAAGCCATGGTCCCATTATCCAAATCACTCCTGCCAGCACCATAAATGCAGCCAGTGGTTCACCTCCACAATCTTCTGTTCCCATTGcactcctcttcctctgactggAAAGGCGCAACACACCCAATGGACtcgcatggcagagtggggattctgcCTGCGGTCCCTCCGATGCTAGACCTGCACTCTAACCACCGAACCACCCTTCAACTTAGGTAAGGcacaagggagggaaggcagcaccgTGTAGAcaaattttggaagctaagcagggtcagtacttggtaGACCCAGCAGGGGAAGgcgctggcaaaccacctctccttctcacttgccttgaaaatacCTTGTTTGGGATTGCCCGCAGTTAGCTGCAGCTTGATGACCAAAtactgtcccccgccccccacagttTAAAGCAAGCGGGAGGCAGGCTTTTCAACCAAGAACAATCTGGGGTTGAGGAACACTTTGAAGTGTACTCCTAACTTCCTAAGAACTCCTTCCTGAGAGTCAGCCCGATGAATAGACCtgtgtaggattctgagtagacctgctttccCTTTTCCAGTCACAGAATTGTAATGCTGTGTGGAGTTCAGTCCTCAGCGTCTTTTGGATGCATCACAATACGATCCCTTGtttattaattaatttcattttttaccATTTggcttggtcctaataaaaggtatctTTTGGCTTTTGCTTTGTACTAGCGAGGCGACTTTCTTTCCTTGGAGGGGCCTTCACAGTTTCACCTGCATAAATAAATGGTTTCAAATAGAAGCACGTTTGTGCTTCGTTTGGGTATATTATGCTCTGATAAGAACTGGGTCTGCAAGAGAGGTGGCCTGTGAGGAAAAAAGGGAGCAAAATCCAGACTTTGGGCACCCTTCAGGGAGAGACCAGAAGCACTCTCGGAGGGGTCCGGCTAGCGGAGGCCTGGCGGGCCAGCAGGTCTTGCTCTCGGCCTTCAGCTGTCACTTGCTCCAGGATCCACCAGGGAGGGCCCCAGCGGAAGGTGGCCGGGGCGGGGAGAACGCCAAGTCCCTCCCCTGGTTACCTGCTCCCCTCAGGTCGCCaagcctctcccctcccaaagCTCTCCTGGGTGTCGATTAACTGCGgcttggcggggaggggggacattTGCAAAGGGAGAGAATGGAGTCTTTTGTAGCAGGCCGGGCCATGTGAGGTGGGGCTGCCTTCCTGCTTCCACCCTCCCTATGCTGCCACAGAAGAGGCTGGTTGCTCGGGCAGGTAAACGGAACTCTTTTGGCTTCGATTCGGATGTGCTGCAGGGAAAGGTTTGCCTGCTCTGGCCTGCGCTTGGCCTCTCTTGCATTCTTTCCCTGCATTAAGAACTGCAGGGGAGGAAAAAATCCGAAGAAACCCTTCCCGTTCTCCCTTTGAGGAATGTTGATTATGTCAAAGCAAagaggcagggatttttttttgcacttcTGGTctccaaaggtgtgtgtgtgggcgggtggGTAGCTAAATTTTCTAAAGCAGTAGATGTATCATGCAAGTCTTTGAAAATTCATTTTCAGTGTGATTAACGGGAGGTTATTCATTTTTCACATTGTGAGATGGTTTTATGAAATGATGAATTAAattggtggagggggggagatacAGAGGAAGTTAGTAGCTGCTAAATTGATTATTGGCCGCGGGGACTATGGAAGAATAAAAAGAAACCTTGACTGGAGTACAGTGTGGAATGTGACAATGTGAAAATTAACATGTAACTTAGAGGTGGAGAGATACCGTCTTGAATAGTTAAAGGACTGGTGAAATTTTATGATCTTGGCATGTAAATACCccaggaaaatccacaataaTAGTTATTGTCAATGTATCGAGGATTTTTATAATAGATTGCAATATATATCATTGCCATATAGAAATGTATATAATTTTCTATATAGTGTCATCTCATGCGGAATTCAAAACTATTACAAACCCCCCCTGCAAAGAGCTTTGTATATTCCTGGCAACCTTAGATGATCCCTTCCTAATGGAATTTAATAGTGTCCACAttgtttctgttcttttctttgtttttcccagAAGGGCTGCGGGCCACGGAGTCCTGCCTACTCAGGCTTTCTTAGCGGGGGGTCCTGATGCCATCCTGCAGGTATGTTTTGCCCAAGTGAGGGTGCCCAGCTCTTGCTTAGGGCATTAGGGAACAGAACCCTTCATGAGGAGGTGGGAGAGAAGCAAACCAGAAACTCTAAGGGAACTGAGCTCAGGAGTTTTATTAGCCAGAGGGAGTGACGATgactggggcagggggggagtGGGGTAGGGTAGGAAGTTAAACTGCACCAGGAACAAGCCAGGTTGAGTGGCTGGTGTGGCACTGCAGGGCCGACTTAGCTGGATGGCCCTGCAACGCAGACGGAGCTACAGGGGCTTGGCTCAGAAGCCTTCAAAGGCAGTGGCCCTCTGGCAGCTTTCCCGGTAAgctaaatggccagtctgcccctggaTGGTAGATTCAATAAAGTTGATTTGGGGGCACCTCCACTTAAGAAGAGAGTGTGGCCATGCTTTATTCTTCTGTTTGATCATTTCTGTAGCCACCCAAGGGTTAGGCAGGCAGCTGCATTGTCTGGGAGGACTGTTAATGGTTCACACTTAAGCAGCAGAGTCCTTTGGCTGTTCTTCTGGTCCTGCTCTCCTTGTGCCACTGAGAgcaactgctctctctctctctctcacatacacacacacacacacacacacacacacagaaactgaTGTCTCGGGCTAATACCATcttgatatagggttgccagcctccaggtagtggctggagatctcccggaattacaactggtctccaggccatagagatcagttcacctggagaaaatggctacttttggggtggactctatggaattctgccatgccaaggtcctttccctccccaaacccctctttctccaggtttcaccccccagatctccaggaatttcccaacttggagctggcaaccctatcttgatACACTTGAAGTCTTATGACTAGTGTTTAATTTTAGGATTTGACGGGATAAAAGGTGAGCCATTCTGGAAGGCCATGTAGCTACATGAATGGAATCCTTGTGATACCTTTAATTAGGCCCAATCAAATTAACATTATGCAAACTTTTgagctcaccagaactcttcacctgactggatgttacaaaatttaaaaagcttACCGGGGCGTTGTGTGTGGATTTTTCACGTGGCCATAAGCAGACGTGTTCAGAGGTGGTGGCTACAGCATCCCATCTACCTTCACCTGTGTTGCTTCTTGGTTGTGCTTAATTCTTGAAATGCAACGGTGTCCAGATTTCATAGGGCACCAGTTTGTTGTGCTGTGGACTGGGGTTTCCTCCTCCACTGCTGAAAAGAAAATATAGCTGCTGGATTAGAGTTTGAAGCAGGTTGGAGTGATAAGGGTGGGTGATAAAGCCCTTGAGACCAATATTTGAATGgtcttatacagggctttttttctgggaaaagaggtggtggaactcagtgggttgccctccgagaaaatggtcacatggccagtggccccgccccctgatctccagacagaggggagtttagtcagcggtgcggagggcaatctcaactcccctctgtctggagatcagggggcggggccactggccatgtgaccattttcaagaggttccggaactccgttcccctgcgttcccgctgaaaaaaagccctggtcttataaACACAAGCAGTAATGAGTGTCTGCTGGTTGCCTCTCTCAAAAGAAGCCCTGTTCgtatttcattttgcaaatgggtccattctcccagaaaaaaacagcTGAGCATATGCTTTGCTTGAAGAAGGTCCCTGGCTTCCCTATGTATTagcatttgtttcatttatagtctgcctttctcactgggatccaGAGCTGATTACAAATATAAGAACTATTCTGTCAACCAGTAAGCAAATTTCAAAGTATTGA
This region includes:
- the C18H12orf57 gene encoding protein C10 encodes the protein MSSLQRPVASSQAQPVALTAEQAKVVLAEVIKAFGVPENAQRLEEARENAGNDMGKMLQFLLPVATQVQQDVIKAYGFSNDGEGVLKFARLIKSYESQDPEIANMSGKLKSMFLPPMTLPPHGAGNGGLAAS